One part of the Solea solea chromosome 1, fSolSol10.1, whole genome shotgun sequence genome encodes these proteins:
- the LOC131469776 gene encoding eukaryotic translation initiation factor 5A-1-like, with translation MADDDIDFQTVESGASSTYPMQCSALRKNGHVVLKGRPCKIVEMSTSKTGKHGHAKVNMVGIDIFTNKKYEDMCPSTHNMDVPAIKRLDYQLINIDNSYMSLLADNGDVREDLRVPENDIGKEIEAKFGAGEEFTVTVLSAMGEECAVATKVLPK, from the exons ATGGCAGATGATGACATCGACTTCCAGACCGTGGAGTCTGGCGCCTCCTCCACTTACCCCATGCAGTGCTCTGCTCTGCGCAAGAACGGACACGTGGTGCTGAAGGGACGCCCTTGCAAAATCGTGGAGATGTCAACCTCCAAGACCGGCAAGCATGGACATGCTAAG GTTAACATGGTTGGTATCGATATCTTCACCAACAAGAAATATGAAGACATGTGCCCCTCCACCCACAACATGGATGTTCCAGCCATCAAAAGATTAGACTACCAG CTGATCAACATCGATAACAGCTACATGTCTTTGTTGGCGGACAACGGCGATGTCAGAGAGGACCTGCGTGTCCCTGAAAACGACATTGGTAAAGAAATCGAAGCCAAGTTCGGTGCCGGTGAGGAGTTCACG GTCACCGTGCTCTCTGCCATGGGCGAGGAGTGCGCTGTCGCCACCAAGGTTCTGCCCAAATAA
- the rpl22l1 gene encoding 60S ribosomal protein L22-like 1: MAPIKHIKQKRPTVGKKSRKGASWKFTLDLTHPVEDGILDSANFEIFLKERIKVNGKTGNLGNIVQVGRMKNKINVTSEKQFSKRYLKYLTKKYLKKNNLRDWLRVVASDKETYELRYFQISQDDEESEADE, translated from the exons ATGGCGCCG ATTAAACACATCAAACAGAAGAGGCCGACTGTAGGAAAGAAGTCCAGAAAGGGAGCATCATGGAAGTTCACCTTAGACCTGACTCATCCTGTCGAGGATGGGATCCTGGACTCTGCCAACTTT GAAATCTTCCTCAAGGAGAGGATTAAGGTGAACGGGAAGACAGGGAACCTGGGAAACATCGTCCAGGTCGGCCGCATGAAGAACAAGATCAACGTCACGTCGGAGAAGCAGTTCTCAAAAAG GTACCTGAAGTACTTGACTAAAAAGTACCTGAAGAAGAACAACCTGCGTGACTGGCTGAGAGTGGTGGCGTCGGACAAGGAGACATACGAGCTGCGCTACTTCCAGATCAGTCAGGACGACGAGGAGTCGGAGGCAGACGAGTGA